A region from the Cannabis sativa cultivar Pink pepper isolate KNU-18-1 chromosome 9, ASM2916894v1, whole genome shotgun sequence genome encodes:
- the LOC115722794 gene encoding 11S globulin subunit beta, producing the protein MARSSTSLLCFTLFSLLLSHACFAQIEQMPQRSQRGGQQRQQHRWQSQCQFQRLNARQPNRRVECEAGVSEYWDIQNTEDDELHCAGVETARHTIQRRGLLLPSFLNAPMMFYVIQGRGIHGAVIPGCPETFERGTSSPSSRGYRSEGASSDEQHQKVREIKEGDMVAMPAGVADWVYNNGDSPLVLIAFVDVGNQANQLDQFSRRFHLAGNPHREQKTQQQVRARSQSRSQLRRESGEQTPNGNIFSGFDTRILAESFNVDTELAHKLQNRDDMRERIVRVRGEDLQIIAPSRIQEEERRHYSRDNGLEETFCTLRLRQNIDRPSQADIFNPRGGRLNTLNNYNLPILRFLQLTAERGVLYKNGMMAPHFNLDSHSVIYVTRGSARLQVVDDNGRNVFDGELREGQIFVVPQNFAVVKKASAQGFEWIAVKTNDNAMRNPLAGKVSAMRAMPDDVLANAFQISREQARRLKYGRDEISVFSPSSQQTRYE; encoded by the exons ATGGCAAGGTCTTCTACTTCGTTGCTATGTTTCACCCTCTTCTCCCTTCTTCTCTCCCACGCTTGCTTTGCTCAAATAGAGCAAATGCCGCAACGAAGCCAGCGAGGGGGGCAGCAGAGGCAGCAGCACAGGTGGCAATCTCAGTGCCAATTCCAACGCCTCAACGCCCGCCAACCCAACCGAAGAGTGGAATGCGAGGCCGGTGTGAGTGAGTATTGGGACATCCAAAACACAGAGGACGATGAGCTTCACTGCGCTGGTGTTGAGACTGCTCGCCACACCATTCAGCGCAGAGGCCTTTTGTTGCCTTCTTTCTTAAACGCACCCATGATGTTCTACGTCATTCAAG GTAGAGGTATCCATGGAGCTGTGATCCCAGGTTGTCCAGAGACATTCGAGAGAGGAACTTCATCACCATCATCCAGAGGATACAGATCCGAGGGAGCATCATCAGACGAACAACACCAGAAAGTTCGTGAAATCAAAGAAGGTGACATGGTTGCAATGCCTGCCGGAGTGGCTGATTGGGTTTACAACAACGGAGACTCTCCTCTTGTTTTGATTGCCTTCGTTGATGTTGGTAACCAAGCCAACCAACTCGACCAATTCTCAAGA AGATTCCACCTGGCTGGAAACCCACACCGAGAACAGAAAACACAGCAACAGGTTCGTGCCCGAAGCCAAAGCCGAAGCCAACTAAGAAGAGAATCAGGCGAACAAACTCCCAACGGAAACATCTTCAGCGGATTCGACACAAGAATCTTAGCCGAGTCATTCAACGTGGACACCGAGTTGGCTCACAAACTCCAAAACAGAGACGACATGAGAGAGAGAATCGTCCGAGTCAGAGGAGAAGACCTTCAGATCATAGCACCTTCTAGAATCCAAGAAGAGGAGAGACGCCATTACAGCCGCGACAACGGATTAGAAGAGACCTTCTGCACACTCAGGCTGAGACAGAACATCGACCGTCCATCACAGGCCGACATCTTCAACCCACGTGGCGGCAGATTAAACACTCTCAACAACTACAACCTCCCAATCCTACGGTTCCTCCAACTCACAGCCGAGAGAGGAGTCCTCTACAAGAACGGCATGATGGCCCCACACTTCAACCTCGACAGCCACAGCGTCATCTACGTCACACGTGGCAGCGCCAGACTCCAAGTTGTCGACGATAACGGCCGTAACGTCTTTGACGGCGAGCTTAGGGAGGGACAGATCTTCGTGGTGCCACAAAACTTCGCCGTGGTTAAGAAAGCCAGCGCCCAAGGGTTCGAGTGGATCGCCGTTAAGACTAACGACAACGCCATGAGAAACCCTCTTGCTGGTAAGGTGTCGGCCATGAGGGCTATGCCTGACGATGTTTTGGCCAATGCTTTCCAAATTTCGAGGGAGCAAGCAAGGAGGTTGAAGTATGGTAGGGATGAGATCTCTGTCTTTAGCCCTTCTTCCCAACAGACCAGATACGagtaa
- the LOC115722750 gene encoding pre-mRNA-splicing factor SLU7 isoform X1 yields MATASVAFKSREDHRKKLELEEARKAGLAPAEVDEDGKEINPHIPQYMSSAPWYINSQRPTLKHQKKWKSDPNYTKSWYDRGAKIFQAEKYRKGACENCGAMTHEAKFCVERPRIKGAKWTNMSIAPDEKIETFELDYDGKRDRWNGYDASAYARVIEKYEARDEARRKYLKEQQLKKLEEKNNKSDEEGASSDDEFEDGLKVDEAKIDESKQMDFAKVEKRRRTTGGGSTGTVRNLRIREDVAKYLLNLDVNSAYYDPKTRSMREDPLPDADPNEKFYGGDNRYRTSGQALEFKQLNLHAWEAFEKGQDIHMQAAPSQAELLYKNYKAIKEKLKSQMKNTIMEKYGNAASEEELPRELLLGQSEKEVEYDRTGRIVKGMEAFVPRSKYEEDVYINNHTSVWGSWWKDHQWGYKCCKQTVKNSYCTGSAGIEAAEAVADLMKANIDRKAASEETTAPTDEKNLATWGSDVPNDLILNQKKLAEALKKEDERKKEEKDERKRKYNVSWNDEVTGEEMEAYRMKKVHHDDPMKDFLH; encoded by the exons ATGGCTACTGCTTCAG TTGCATTCAAATCAAGGGAGGATCATAGGAAGAAACTTGAATTGGAGGAAGCTCGTAAAGCTGGACTTGCACCAGCAGAGGTTGATGAAGATGGGAAAGAGATTAATCCTCATATTCCTCAGTATATGTCATCTGCACCTTGGTATATTAACTCTCAGAGACCG ACTTTAAAACATCAGAAGAAATGGAAATCGGATCCAAATTATACTAAGTCTTGGTATGATAGAGGAGCTAAGATATTTCAAGCTGAGAAATACAGAAAAGGTGCTTGTGAGAA TTGCGGGGCTATGACCCACGAAGCAAAGTTCTGTGTGGAAAGGCCGCGAATAAAAGGAGCAAAATGGACTAACATGTCTATAGCACCCGATGAGAAGATTGAGACGTTCGAGTTGGATTATGATGGGAAACGTGACAGATGGAATGGTTATGATGCATCAGCCTATGCTCGTGTTATTGAGAAATATGAGGCAAGAGATGAAGCCCGGAGGAAATATTTGAAAGAACAACAACTGAAAAAGTTGGAGGAGAAAAATAATAAGTCAGATGAAGAGGGTGCAAGCAGTGATGATGAATTTGAAGATGGTCTGAAAGTTGATGAGGCGAAAATTGATGAGTCCAAACAAATGGACTTTGCTAAAGTGGAGAAGCGTAGACGTACAACTGGTGGTGGAAGCACTGGAACGGTTAG GAATTTGCGAATTCGTGAGGATGTCGCTAAATATCTTTTAAATCTCGATGTAAATTCTGCTTATTATGATCCTAAAACACGGTCCATGAGAGAGGATCCTCTTCCTGATGCTGACCCGAATGAGAAGTTTTATGGA GGCGATAACCGGTATAGAACGAGTGGACAAGCGTTGGAGTTCAAACAACTTAATTTACATGCATGGGAAGCATTTGAAAAGGGCCAGGATATCCACATGCAAGCTGCTCCATCTCAAGCTGAACTTCTGTATAAGAACTATAAGGCCATTAAGGAGAAGTTGAAGTCACAAATGAAAAACACCATAATGGAGAAGTATGGTAATGCTGCAAGCGAAGAAGAACTTCCGAGGGAGCTTCTCTTGGGACAAAGTGAGAAAGAAGTAGAATATGATCGGACAGGAAGAATCGTAAAAGGCATG GAAGCATTTGTTCCCAGAAGCAAATACGAAGAAGATGTTTATATCAATAACCACACCAGTGTTTGGGGTTCTTGGTGGAAAGATCACCAATGGGGCTATAAATGCTGTaaacaaacagtaaagaacaGCTATTGCACCGGCTCAGCTGGAATCGAGGCTGCTGAAGCAGTGGCAGACTTGATGAAAGCCAACATTGATCGGAAAGCGGCTTCTGAAG AGACAACTGCTCCAACTGATGAGAAAAATCTTGCTACATGGGGAAGTGATGTACCTAATGACTTGATCTTAAACCAGAAAAAACTTGCTGAAGCTCTTAAGAAG GAGGATGAAAGAAAGAAGGAAGAGAAAGATGAAAGAAAACGCAAGTATAATGTTAGCTGGAACGACGAG GTTACTGGAGAGGAAATGGAGGCATACCGAATGAAGAAGGTTCATCACGACGATCCCATGAAGGATTTTCTGCACTGA
- the LOC115722792 gene encoding uncharacterized protein LOC115722792 — translation MATSSTLTPIPASPFLTGNTRCHYRRLFTPLPPQLSFNAATPILRRRSKTTISAKLGEKNKGLEYRRVGDSDLEISEITLGTMTFGEQNTEKEAHDMLSYAFERGINALDTAEAYPIPMKKETQGRTDVFISSWLKSQPRDKVVVATKVCGYSERSAYIRENAKVLRVDSANIKESVEKSLKRLNTDYIDLLQIHWPDRYVPLFGEFFYDPSKWRESVPFVEQLRAFQELIDEGKVRYIGVSNETSYGVMEFVHAAKVEGLPKIVSIQNNYSLLVRCHFEMDLVEVCHPKNHNIGLLAYSPLGGGTLSGKYIDANSEAALKGRLNLFPGYMERYNKSITREVTIKYMELAKKNGLTPVELALGFARDRPFMTSNIIGATSVEQLKENIDAFLTTERPLPAEVMTEIEDIFKKHKDPPL, via the exons ATGGCCACATCTTCCACTCTCACACCAATCCCTGCTTCTCCTTTCCTCACCGGAAACACGCGCTGCCATTACCGCCGCCTTTTCACGCCTCTTCCACCTCAACTATCCTTCAATGCCGCCACCCCAATCCTCCGACGGCGATCGAAAACCACCATCAGTGCCAAGCTCGGGGAGAAGAATAAAGGTTTGGAGTACAGAAGAGTTGGGGATTCAGATCTTGAAATCAGCGAAATCACACTCGGAACA ATGACATTTGGAGAGCAGAACACAGAGAAAGAAGCTCACGATATGCTAAGTTACGCATTTGAGCGTGGGATCAATGCCCTGGACACTGCCGAAGCT TACCCAATTCCAATGAAGAAGGAGACACAAGGAAGAACTGATGTCTTTATTAGTAGCTGGCTTAAGTCTCAACCCCGTGATAAG GTTGTTGTTGCAACAAAAGTATGTGGCTATTCAGAGAGGTCAGCTTATATAAGAGAGAATGCCAAGGTTTTGCGGGTTGATTCTGCTAATATTAAAGAAAGTGTAGAGAAAAGTCTTAAACGTCTCAATACAGACTACATTGATTTACTGCAAATTCATTG GCCAGACCGGTATGTGCCATTGTTTGGTGAATTTTTCTATGATCCTTCAAAATGGAGGGAGAGTGTGCCTTTTGTGGAGCAACTGAGGGCTTTCCAAGAACTTATAGATGAAGGAAAG GTACGTTATATTGGTGTTTCTAATGAGACTTCCTACGGTGTGATGGAGTTTGTACATGCGGCTAAGGTCGAAGGGCTACCAAAGATAGTTAGCATCCAGAACAATTACAGTCTGCTTGTTAGATGTCATTTTGAGA TGGATCTCGTTGAAGTATGCCACCCGAAAAACCACAACATTGGTTTGCTAGCTTATTCTCCACTAGGTGGTGGCACACTATCTGGAAAGTACATAGATGCCAATTCTGAAGCTGCACTGAAAGGAAGATTGAACCTCTTTCCTGGCTACATGGAAAGATATAACAAATCTATTACCAGG GAAGTTACAATAAAATACATGGAGTTAGCAAAGAAGAACGGCTTAACACCAGTTGAGCTTGCTCTTGGATTTGCACGAGACCGACCGTTCATGACGAGTAACATCATCGGTGCAACCTCTGTGGAACAACTAAAGGAAAACATTGATGCTTTCTTGACAACGGAACGGCCGTTGCCTGCAGAAGTGATGACAGAGATTGAAGATATCTTCAAGAAGCACAAAGATCCTCCTCTTTGA
- the LOC115722750 gene encoding pre-mRNA-splicing factor SLU7 isoform X2, with product MATASVAFKSREDHRKKLELEEARKAGLAPAEVDEDGKEINPHIPQYMSSAPWYINSQRPTLKHQKKWKSDPNYTKSWYDRGAKIFQAEKYRKGACENCGAMTHEAKFCVERPRIKGAKWTNMSIAPDEKIETFELDYDGKRDRWNGYDASAYARVIEKYEARDEARRKYLKEQQLKKLEEKNNKSDEEGASSDDEFEDGLKVDEAKIDESKQMDFAKVEKRRRTTGGGSTGTVRNLRIREDVAKYLLNLDVNSAYYDPKTRSMREDPLPDADPNEKFYGGDNRYRTSGQALEFKQLNLHAWEAFEKGQDIHMQAAPSQAELLYKNYKAIKEKLKSQMKNTIMEKYGNAASEEELPRELLLGQSEKEVEYDRTGRIVKGMMMNKVEEISYYMEKIVLELLMLIFVPITIKIQYFLDCLSMVFYIYYNYCSCIDLSTFAEK from the exons ATGGCTACTGCTTCAG TTGCATTCAAATCAAGGGAGGATCATAGGAAGAAACTTGAATTGGAGGAAGCTCGTAAAGCTGGACTTGCACCAGCAGAGGTTGATGAAGATGGGAAAGAGATTAATCCTCATATTCCTCAGTATATGTCATCTGCACCTTGGTATATTAACTCTCAGAGACCG ACTTTAAAACATCAGAAGAAATGGAAATCGGATCCAAATTATACTAAGTCTTGGTATGATAGAGGAGCTAAGATATTTCAAGCTGAGAAATACAGAAAAGGTGCTTGTGAGAA TTGCGGGGCTATGACCCACGAAGCAAAGTTCTGTGTGGAAAGGCCGCGAATAAAAGGAGCAAAATGGACTAACATGTCTATAGCACCCGATGAGAAGATTGAGACGTTCGAGTTGGATTATGATGGGAAACGTGACAGATGGAATGGTTATGATGCATCAGCCTATGCTCGTGTTATTGAGAAATATGAGGCAAGAGATGAAGCCCGGAGGAAATATTTGAAAGAACAACAACTGAAAAAGTTGGAGGAGAAAAATAATAAGTCAGATGAAGAGGGTGCAAGCAGTGATGATGAATTTGAAGATGGTCTGAAAGTTGATGAGGCGAAAATTGATGAGTCCAAACAAATGGACTTTGCTAAAGTGGAGAAGCGTAGACGTACAACTGGTGGTGGAAGCACTGGAACGGTTAG GAATTTGCGAATTCGTGAGGATGTCGCTAAATATCTTTTAAATCTCGATGTAAATTCTGCTTATTATGATCCTAAAACACGGTCCATGAGAGAGGATCCTCTTCCTGATGCTGACCCGAATGAGAAGTTTTATGGA GGCGATAACCGGTATAGAACGAGTGGACAAGCGTTGGAGTTCAAACAACTTAATTTACATGCATGGGAAGCATTTGAAAAGGGCCAGGATATCCACATGCAAGCTGCTCCATCTCAAGCTGAACTTCTGTATAAGAACTATAAGGCCATTAAGGAGAAGTTGAAGTCACAAATGAAAAACACCATAATGGAGAAGTATGGTAATGCTGCAAGCGAAGAAGAACTTCCGAGGGAGCTTCTCTTGGGACAAAGTGAGAAAGAAGTAGAATATGATCGGACAGGAAGAATCGTAAAAGGCATG ATGATGAATAAGGTGGAAGAAATTAGTTATTACATGGAGAAGATTGTGCTTGAGCTCTTGATGCTGATTTTTGTACCTATAACCATTAAAATACAGTACTTTTTGGATTGTCTTAGCATggttttctatatatattacaaCTACTGCAGTTGTATAGATTTGAGTACCTTTGCTGAAAAGTAA
- the LOC115723449 gene encoding malate dehydrogenase, translating into MASKEPIRVLVTGAAGQIGYALVPMIARGVMLGADQPVILHMLDIPPAAEALNGVKMELVDAAFPLLKGVVATTDVVEGCTGVNVAVMVGGFPRKEGMERKDVMSKNVSIYKAQASALEKHAAANCKVLVVANPANTNALILKEFAPSIPEKNISCLTRLDHNRALGQISERLNVQVSDVKNVIIWGNHSSTQYPDVNHATVKTPAGEKPVRELVADDAWLNGEFISTVQQRGAAIIKARKLSSALSAASSACDHIRDWVLGTPEGTFVSMGVYSDGSYNVPAGLIYSFPVTCKNGEWTIVQGLAIDEYSRKKLDLTADELSEEKALAYSCLS; encoded by the exons ATGGCCTCCAAGGAACCAATTCGCGTTCTCGTTACCGGAGCTGCag GACAAATTGGATATGCTCTTGTTCCTATGATTGCTAGGGGAGTCATGCTTGGAGCTGACCAGCCTGTGATTCTCCACATGCTTGATATCCCACCTGCAGCTGAGGCCTTGAACGGTGTAAAGATGGAATTGGTGGATGCTGCCTTCCCTCTGCTTAAAG GTGTTGTTGCAACGACTGATGTTGTTGAGGGGTGCACTGGAGTGAATGTTGCTGTCATGGTTGGTGGTTTCCCAAGGAAAGAAGGTATGGAAAGAAAGGATGTGATGTCAAAGAATGTCTCAATTTACAAGGCTCAAGCCTCAGCCCTTGAGAAGCATGCTGCTGCAAACTGCAAG GTATTGGTTGTTGCTAACCCTGCAAACACCAATGCATTGATTTTGAAGGAATTCGCACCATCAATTCCCGAGAAAAACATCTCTTGTTTGACAAGATTGGACCACAACAGGGCATTGGGACAGATTTCAGAGAGATTGAATGTTCAAGTTAGTGATGTTAAAAATGTCATCATCTGGGGAAATCACTCATCAACTCAGTATCCTGATGTTAACCACGCAACTGTCAAAACACCCGCTGGGGAGAAGCCTGTCCGTGAGCTTGTCGCTGATGATGCATG GTTGAATGGAGAATTCATCTCCACTGTTCAACAACGTGGCGCTGCAATTATCAAAGCTCGTAAGCTATCAAGTGCTTTATCTGCTGCCAGCTCTGCTTGTGATCACATCCGTGACTGGGTTCTTGGAACTCCTGAG GGAACTTTCGTTTCCATGGGTGTGTACTCTGATGGCTCATACAATGTACCTGCTGGTCTTATCTATTCTTTCCCAGTCACTTGCAAAAATGGTGAATGGACAATTGTTCAAG GACTTGCAATTGACGAGTACTCAAGGAAGAAGTTGGACTTGACAGCAGATGAACTGTCCGAGGAGAAGGCATTGGCTTACTCTTGCCTTTCGTAA
- the LOC115722793 gene encoding 11S globulin subunit beta has translation MARSSTSLLCFTLFSLLLSHACFAQIEQMPQRSQRGGQQRQQHRWQSQCQFQRLNARQPNRRVECEAGVSEYWDIQNTEDDELHCAGVETARHTIQRRGLLLPSFLNAPMMFYVIQGRGIHGAVIPGCPETFERGTSSPSSRGYRSEGASSDEQHQKVREIKEGDMVAMPAGVADWVYNNGDSPLVLIAFVDVGNQANQLDQFSRRFHLAGNPHREQKTQQQVRARSQSRSQLRRESGEQTPNGNIFSGFDTRILAESFNVDTELAHKLQNRDDMRERIVRVRGEDLQIIAPSRIQEEERRHYSRDNGLEETFCTLRLRQNIDRPSQADIFNPRGGRLNTLNNYNLPILRFLQLTAERGVLYKNGMMAPHFNLDSHSVIYVTRGSARLQVVDDNGRNVFDGELREGQIFVVPQNFAVVKKASAQGFEWIAVKTNDNAMRNPLAGKVSAMRAMPDDVLANAFQISREQARRLKYGRDEISVFSPSSQQTRYE, from the exons ATGGCAAGGTCTTCTACTTCGTTGCTATGTTTCACCCTCTTCTCCCTTCTTCTCTCCCACGCTTGCTTTGCTCAAATAGAGCAAATGCCGCAACGAAGCCAGCGAGGGGGGCAGCAGAGGCAGCAGCACAGGTGGCAATCTCAGTGCCAATTCCAACGCCTCAACGCCCGCCAACCCAACCGAAGAGTGGAATGCGAGGCCGGTGTGAGTGAGTATTGGGACATCCAAAACACAGAGGACGATGAGCTTCACTGCGCTGGTGTTGAGACTGCTCGCCACACCATTCAGCGCAGAGGCCTTTTGTTGCCTTCTTTCTTAAACGCACCCATGATGTTCTACGTCATTCAAG GTAGAGGTATCCATGGAGCCGTGATCCCAGGTTGTCCAGAGACATTCGAGAGAGGAACTTCTTCACCATCATCCAGAGGATACAGATCCGAGGGCGCATCATCAGACGAACAACACCAGAAAGTTCGTGAAATCAAAGAAGGTGACATGGTTGCAATGCCTGCCGGAGTGGCTGATTGGGTTTACAACAACGGAGACTCTCCTCTTGTTTTGATTGCCTTCGTTGATGTTGGTAACCAAGCCAACCAACTCGACCAATTCTCCAGA AGATTCCACCTGGCTGGAAACCCACACAGAGAACAGAAAACACAGCAACAGGTTCGTGCCCGAAGCCAAAGCCGAAGCCAACTAAGAAGAGAATCAGGCGAACAAACTCCCAACGGAAACATCTTCAGCGGATTCGACACAAGAATCTTAGCGGAGTCATTCAACGTGGACACCGAGTTGGCTCACAAACTCCAAAACAGAGACGACATGAGAGAGAGAATCGTCCGAGTCAGAGGAGAAGACCTTCAGATCATAGCACCTTCTAGAATCCAAGAAGAGGAGAGACGCCATTACAGCCGCGACAACGGATTAGAAGAGACCTTCTGCACATTGAGGCTGAGACAGAACATCGACCGTCCATCACAGGCCGACATCTTCAACCCACGTGGCGGCAGATTAAACACTCTCAACAACTACAACCTCCCAATCCTACGGTTCCTCCAGCTCACAGCCGAGAGAGGAGTCCTCTACAAGAACGGCATGATGGCCCCACACTTCAACCTCGACAGCCACAGCGTCATCTACGTCACACGTGGCAGCGCCAGACTCCAAGTTGTCGACGATAACGGCCGTAACGTCTTTGACGGCGAGCTTAGGGAGGGACAGATCTTCGTGGTGCCACAAAACTTCGCCGTGGTTAAGAAAGCCAGCGCCCAAGGGTTCGAGTGGATCGCCGTTAAGACTAACGACAACGCCATGAGAAACCCTCTTGCTGGTAAGGTGTCGGCCATGAGGGCTATGCCTGACGATGTTTTGGCCAATGCTTTCCAAATTTCGAGGGAGCAAGCAAGGAGGTTGAAGTATGGTAGGGATGAGATCTCTGTCTTTAGCCCTTCTTCTCAACAGACCAGATATGAGTAA
- the LOC115722752 gene encoding uncharacterized protein LOC115722752, with protein MSRWNIRRKLSPAKRAWKSFTKKLQPNIIHFINLINKHSSNIKTSCHHLLYILHSFLPTKFRTISSSAASSHRRFYHNYSHHHHNQAIYNNFSAIHIDELFPYSASATTSASGIKKSNIVSRNTSNNITMHRDEAGTSGNGNSNENDKGKKVAVGDKDIKRVSSNNNKQSIYSVEEAWMAVVAASPQLRGVDERAEEFISNFREDMKLQKEKSLLEFQEMLKRSA; from the coding sequence ATGTCTAGGTGGAACATAAGGAGGAAGCTTTCTCCGGCTAAGAGAGCATGGAAAAGCTTCACCAAAAAACTCCAACCCAACATCATTCACTTCATTAATCTCATCAACAAACACTCTTCCAATATCAAAACTTCATGTCATCACCTCCTTTACATCCTCCACTCCTTTCTCCCCACCAAATTCCGAACCATCTCCTCCTCGGCCGCCTCCTCTCATCGACGTTTCTATCACAACTACTCTCACCATCATCATAATCAGGCGATCTACAACAACTTCTCTGCTATACACATAGACGAGCTTTTTCCTTATTCTGCCTCTGCCACGACCTCTGCCTCGGGTATTAAGAAGAGTAATATTGTTAGTAGAAACACTAGTAATAATATTACTATGCATCGTGATGAAGCTGGAACGAGCGGTAATGGTAATAGTAATGAGAATGATAAGGGTAAAAAAGTAGCGGTTGGAGACAAGGATATAAAGAGAGttagtagtaataataataaacagaGTATTTATAGCGTAGAAGAGGCGTGGATGGCGGTGGTGGCTGCATCGCCGCAACTAAGAGGAGTGGATGAGAGAGCAGAGgaattcattagcaatttcaggGAAGATATGAAGCTTCAGAAAGAAAAGTCTCTTCTTGagtttcaagagatgttgaaacGTAGTGCTTAA
- the LOC115722750 gene encoding pre-mRNA-splicing factor SLU7 isoform X3, translating into MTHEAKFCVERPRIKGAKWTNMSIAPDEKIETFELDYDGKRDRWNGYDASAYARVIEKYEARDEARRKYLKEQQLKKLEEKNNKSDEEGASSDDEFEDGLKVDEAKIDESKQMDFAKVEKRRRTTGGGSTGTVRNLRIREDVAKYLLNLDVNSAYYDPKTRSMREDPLPDADPNEKFYGGDNRYRTSGQALEFKQLNLHAWEAFEKGQDIHMQAAPSQAELLYKNYKAIKEKLKSQMKNTIMEKYGNAASEEELPRELLLGQSEKEVEYDRTGRIVKGMEAFVPRSKYEEDVYINNHTSVWGSWWKDHQWGYKCCKQTVKNSYCTGSAGIEAAEAVADLMKANIDRKAASEETTAPTDEKNLATWGSDVPNDLILNQKKLAEALKKEDERKKEEKDERKRKYNVSWNDEVTGEEMEAYRMKKVHHDDPMKDFLH; encoded by the exons ATGACCCACGAAGCAAAGTTCTGTGTGGAAAGGCCGCGAATAAAAGGAGCAAAATGGACTAACATGTCTATAGCACCCGATGAGAAGATTGAGACGTTCGAGTTGGATTATGATGGGAAACGTGACAGATGGAATGGTTATGATGCATCAGCCTATGCTCGTGTTATTGAGAAATATGAGGCAAGAGATGAAGCCCGGAGGAAATATTTGAAAGAACAACAACTGAAAAAGTTGGAGGAGAAAAATAATAAGTCAGATGAAGAGGGTGCAAGCAGTGATGATGAATTTGAAGATGGTCTGAAAGTTGATGAGGCGAAAATTGATGAGTCCAAACAAATGGACTTTGCTAAAGTGGAGAAGCGTAGACGTACAACTGGTGGTGGAAGCACTGGAACGGTTAG GAATTTGCGAATTCGTGAGGATGTCGCTAAATATCTTTTAAATCTCGATGTAAATTCTGCTTATTATGATCCTAAAACACGGTCCATGAGAGAGGATCCTCTTCCTGATGCTGACCCGAATGAGAAGTTTTATGGA GGCGATAACCGGTATAGAACGAGTGGACAAGCGTTGGAGTTCAAACAACTTAATTTACATGCATGGGAAGCATTTGAAAAGGGCCAGGATATCCACATGCAAGCTGCTCCATCTCAAGCTGAACTTCTGTATAAGAACTATAAGGCCATTAAGGAGAAGTTGAAGTCACAAATGAAAAACACCATAATGGAGAAGTATGGTAATGCTGCAAGCGAAGAAGAACTTCCGAGGGAGCTTCTCTTGGGACAAAGTGAGAAAGAAGTAGAATATGATCGGACAGGAAGAATCGTAAAAGGCATG GAAGCATTTGTTCCCAGAAGCAAATACGAAGAAGATGTTTATATCAATAACCACACCAGTGTTTGGGGTTCTTGGTGGAAAGATCACCAATGGGGCTATAAATGCTGTaaacaaacagtaaagaacaGCTATTGCACCGGCTCAGCTGGAATCGAGGCTGCTGAAGCAGTGGCAGACTTGATGAAAGCCAACATTGATCGGAAAGCGGCTTCTGAAG AGACAACTGCTCCAACTGATGAGAAAAATCTTGCTACATGGGGAAGTGATGTACCTAATGACTTGATCTTAAACCAGAAAAAACTTGCTGAAGCTCTTAAGAAG GAGGATGAAAGAAAGAAGGAAGAGAAAGATGAAAGAAAACGCAAGTATAATGTTAGCTGGAACGACGAG GTTACTGGAGAGGAAATGGAGGCATACCGAATGAAGAAGGTTCATCACGACGATCCCATGAAGGATTTTCTGCACTGA